In one Nicotiana tomentosiformis chromosome 6, ASM39032v3, whole genome shotgun sequence genomic region, the following are encoded:
- the LOC104095677 gene encoding uncharacterized protein isoform X1 has product MAASANPAAGNNGGQEGTNNANGTTNNGVSVPDNSVIGPNQGELIHSRGLAVEWSPDEQSLLEELLAKYATDKPIHRYAKIAMQLKDKCVRDIALRCRWMSKKENGKRRKDDQVSRKNKDKKEKITDSMPKSTHAANRTNGPPYAQAVMSMDSDDGISYQAIGGPAGQLLEQNAQALDKISANFAIFKIQENINLFCQARNNILSILNDLNDAPEIMRQMPPLPVKLNDELANSMLQRPPLPK; this is encoded by the exons ATGGCGGCAAGTGCGAATCCGGCGGCGGGTAATAATGGCGGTCAAGAAGGGACGAATAATGCGAACGGCACAACGAATAACGGCGTTTCGGTTCCTGATAACTCTGTGATTGGACCTAATCAGGGGGAGCTCATTCACAGTAGAGGCCTTGCCGTTGAATGGTCTCCCGACGAACAATCTCTCCTTGAAGAATTGCTCGCCAA ATACGCAACTGACAAACCAATACATCGTTATGCTAAAATTGCTATGCAGTTAAAGGACAAGTGTGTACGAGATATAGCGTTGAGATGTAGATGGATGAGT AAAAAGGAAAATGGGAAGAGAAGAAAAGACGATCAAGTTTCGAGGAAAAATAAAGACAAAAAG GAAAAAATTACGGATTCTATGCCAAAATCTACTCATGCTGCAAATCGCACAAATGGTCCTCCCTATGCTCAAGCTGTTATGTCAATGGACAGTGATGATGGAATTTCCTACCAAG CCATTGGTGGTCCCGCTGGACAGCTTCTTGAGCAAAATGCTCAGGCCTTGGATAAAATTTCTGCGAACTTTGCTATTTTTAAG ATCCAGGAAAACATCAACCTTTTCTGTCAAGCTCGAAACAATATCCTCTCCATCTTAAATGA CTTGAATGACGCGCCAGAGATAATGAGGCAGATGCCTCCACTTCCTGTAAAGCTAAATGATGAGCTCGCCAACTCAATGCTTCAGCGACCACCGTTGCCAAAATAG
- the LOC104095677 gene encoding uncharacterized protein isoform X2 codes for MAASANPAAGNNGGQEGTNNANGTTNNGVSVPDNSVIGPNQGELIHSRGLAVEWSPDEQSLLEELLAKYATDKPIHRYAKIAMQLKDKCVRDIALRCRWMSKKENGKRRKDDQVSRKNKDKKEKITDSMPKSTHAANRTNGPPYAQAVMSMDSDDGISYQGIGHSYSQLSTNLVDFLNLVKLLDSGFGLDFFCASNFLFLDFLRCFEKFTCYQLDFMMLEMILL; via the exons ATGGCGGCAAGTGCGAATCCGGCGGCGGGTAATAATGGCGGTCAAGAAGGGACGAATAATGCGAACGGCACAACGAATAACGGCGTTTCGGTTCCTGATAACTCTGTGATTGGACCTAATCAGGGGGAGCTCATTCACAGTAGAGGCCTTGCCGTTGAATGGTCTCCCGACGAACAATCTCTCCTTGAAGAATTGCTCGCCAA ATACGCAACTGACAAACCAATACATCGTTATGCTAAAATTGCTATGCAGTTAAAGGACAAGTGTGTACGAGATATAGCGTTGAGATGTAGATGGATGAGT AAAAAGGAAAATGGGAAGAGAAGAAAAGACGATCAAGTTTCGAGGAAAAATAAAGACAAAAAG GAAAAAATTACGGATTCTATGCCAAAATCTACTCATGCTGCAAATCGCACAAATGGTCCTCCCTATGCTCAAGCTGTTATGTCAATGGACAGTGATGATGGAATTTCCTACCAAG GTATTGGTCACAGCTACAGCCAACTCTCTACCAACTTAGTGGATTTTCTAAATCTAGTGAAACTTTTGGACAGTGGATTTGGTTTGGATTTTTTTTGTGCTTCTAACTTTTTGTTTTTGGATTTCTTGAGGTGTTTTGAAAAGTTTACTTGCTATCAATTGGATTTTATGATGTTGGAAATGATACTATTATGA